In Cupriavidus sp. EM10, the genomic window CGCGAGCAGAAGTCGCGCAAGATGGTGGAGGCAGCGGGCGTGCAGGTCATCCAGGTGGACAAGGCATCGTTCCAGGCCGCGATGAAGCCCGTGTACGACCGCTTCATCACCAGCGCGCAGATGAAGGACCTGGTGCGCCGCACGCAGGAAACGAAGTAATCCGCCGACCTCAGGTTGCAGGGAATTCATCATGCTCTCGCCATCCCCCACGCCGGCCACGCCGGCGGATGGCGCGCGCGGGCCCGCCGCTGACGCGGGCGCCGTGCGCGCAAGTTTCTACACCCGTTTCTGCGCCACGCTGGCCCGGGCCTGCCTGGGCCTGGGCGTCTTCGGCCTGCTGCTGCTCGTGATCGCCGTGCTGTACCAGGTCTTTGGCCGCTACGTGCTCAACGACACGCCCACCTGGGCCGAATCCATCGCCATGCTGCTGGTGCTGTACGTGACGATGCTGGGCACCGCCGTGGGCGTGCGCGATGCCGGCCACATTGGCCTGGAGTCGCTGCTGATCCTGCTGCCCGATTATCTGCGCACCAAGCTGGAGATCTTGATCCACGTGCTGGTGGGCGTTTTTGGCGCCGTCATGGCCTACAACTGCGCGTTCCTGGCGCACTCGGTGGCCGACTACAAGCTGCCGACGCTGGGCATTTCCGAAGGCTGGCGCTACCTGCCGCCGGTCATCGCCGGCGCGCTGATCGTGCTGTTTCGATCGAACACGTCATTGCAGTGCTGAAAGGCACGGAGGTGGAACCGGCATGGCACTGATCATTCTTACCGTCTGCTTCTTCGGCTTCCTGGTTCTCGGGGTGCCTGTGGCGTTTGCCATCGGCCTGTCGGCCGTGGCCACCATCCTGTACGAGGGCCTGCCGCTGGCCGTGGTGTTCCAACAGATGACGTCGGGCATGAACGCGTTCTCGTTCCTGGCCATCCCGTTCTTCATCTTCGCGGGCGAGCTGATGCTGTACGGCGGCATTGCCGACCGCATCGTCAACTTCGCCAAGTCGATGGCCGGCCATGTGCGGGGCGGGCTGGGCATGTCGAACGTGGTGGCGTGCACGCTGTTCGGCGGCGTGTCGGGATCGCCGGTGGCCGATGTGTCGGCCATGGGCGCGGTGATGATTCCGATGATGAAGCGCGAGGGCTACCACGCCGACTACGCGGTCAACGTGACCACGCACGCGGCACTGGTGGGCGCGCTGATGCCGACCAGCCACAACATGATCATCTACACGCTGGCCGCCGGCGGCAAGGTGTCGATCGCCGCGCTGATCCTGGCCGGCGTGCTGCCGGCGCTGATCCTGACGATCTGCAACCTGGCCGCCGCCTACTTCGTGGCGCGCAGCCGTGGTTATCCGTCCGGCAAGTTCCCGGGCTGGGAGATCGTGGGCCATTCGCTGGCCGCCGCGCTGCCGGGGCTGTTCGTGGTAGTGCTGATCCTGGCCGGCATCCTGTCGGGCGTGTTCACCGCCACGGAATCGGCCGCGGTTGCCGTGCTGTACGCGCTGACGCTG contains:
- a CDS encoding TRAP transporter large permease, with amino-acid sequence MALIILTVCFFGFLVLGVPVAFAIGLSAVATILYEGLPLAVVFQQMTSGMNAFSFLAIPFFIFAGELMLYGGIADRIVNFAKSMAGHVRGGLGMSNVVACTLFGGVSGSPVADVSAMGAVMIPMMKREGYHADYAVNVTTHAALVGALMPTSHNMIIYTLAAGGKVSIAALILAGVLPALILTICNLAAAYFVARSRGYPSGKFPGWEIVGHSLAAALPGLFVVVLILAGILSGVFTATESAAVAVLYALTLTVFLYRSLTKEQFIKAAAKAVKTTGVVLLLIGISATFGYMISLYGVAELTGQFLSSVSTSPWVIFLMVNVMLFVLGTFLDMAATILICTPIFLPICMHYGMSPVQFGMLMLINCALGLNTPPVGTTQFVGCAIGGVSVGQVMRTIWPFYGALVAALLLVTYVPAFSLWLPDVLLK